Proteins from a genomic interval of Oceanispirochaeta crateris:
- a CDS encoding N-acetylneuraminate synthase family protein — protein sequence MKIIAEIGTAHRGSLSKAEQLIREAARCGADTAKFQIVFAREILHPLTGSVPLPGGATPLFEVFKALEQDLSFYQALKEITESENLEFLATPFGLESASLLKSLQPDSVKIASPELNYTDLLMEVASWKLPVILSSGVCELDDIKEAVGFFSKDQLTLLHCVTAYPAPEEDYNLSLLPVLRQQLDLPIGVSDHSMHPSLVPCVASSYGAVMIEKHFTLSREEDGLDDPIALEPEDFKQMAGRLHDLEYLSSAEDVRKQLNKWFSPQEILAVSGSGIKELAPSEAPNYGRTNRSIHALTDLKAGTVLTEENSCVVRTEKVLTPGMHPRYYREILGRRVVRDISSGEGILKTDITPSP from the coding sequence TTGAAAATCATTGCAGAAATTGGAACTGCTCACCGGGGGTCCCTTTCAAAAGCAGAGCAGCTGATCCGGGAAGCCGCCCGCTGTGGTGCGGATACCGCTAAATTTCAGATTGTCTTTGCCAGGGAGATTCTGCACCCACTTACCGGTTCTGTTCCTCTCCCCGGGGGAGCAACACCGCTTTTTGAGGTCTTTAAGGCCCTGGAACAGGACCTCTCTTTCTATCAAGCTCTTAAAGAGATCACAGAATCAGAAAATCTGGAATTCCTGGCCACCCCATTCGGGCTTGAAAGTGCTTCTCTTTTAAAATCTTTACAGCCCGATTCCGTCAAAATTGCCTCTCCGGAGCTCAATTATACGGATTTACTCATGGAAGTCGCCTCCTGGAAACTGCCTGTGATTCTTTCCTCAGGAGTTTGTGAGCTTGATGATATAAAAGAGGCTGTTGGATTCTTTAGTAAAGATCAACTGACTCTTCTACATTGTGTCACAGCCTATCCGGCTCCAGAAGAGGATTACAATCTCTCTCTGCTGCCTGTTTTACGTCAACAGCTGGACTTGCCCATAGGCGTGTCTGATCACTCCATGCACCCTTCTTTGGTGCCTTGTGTGGCCTCCTCCTACGGTGCTGTCATGATAGAGAAACACTTCACCCTATCCAGGGAAGAAGATGGGCTGGACGATCCTATCGCCCTGGAGCCAGAAGACTTCAAACAAATGGCCGGGAGGCTGCATGATCTGGAGTACCTGAGCAGTGCCGAGGATGTGAGAAAGCAACTGAACAAGTGGTTCTCCCCTCAGGAGATCCTGGCGGTCAGCGGATCCGGGATTAAGGAGTTGGCTCCGTCGGAGGCTCCGAATTATGGAAGAACCAACCGGAGCATCCATGCCCTGACAGATCTGAAGGCCGGTACGGTGTTGACCGAAGAAAACAGTTGCGTTGTTAGAACAGAAAAAGTGCTGACCCCGGGAATGCATCCCCGGTATTACAGGGAAATCCTGGGGCGTAGAGTCGTGAGAGACATCTCCTCAGGAGAAGGGATTCTTAAAACGGATATTACCCCTTCGCCTTGA
- the serS gene encoding serine--tRNA ligase: MLDFKFIKDNLDAVRENIKNRNVTASPEKVVELYDQRNLVLQELEDLRRQRNENASKMKGKLDPEVRQGLIDEGKALKDQISQVEVRMDSLLKELQQAAVLIPNMAHPDAPVGKEDKDNLEILRSGTVPEFSFKAKDHVQLAEAMDLVDFENATRVSGSKFYYLKNEAVLLELALTRYALDVLQKHGFILTITPDIAREEIVEGIGFNPRGEESNIYTLEGTGTCLVGTAEITLGGYYAGQIVDLSNGPILMAGVSHCFRREAGASGQYSKGLYRVHQFTKIEMFAYCKPGESDALLMKLRSIEEEIFNGLEIPFRIVDTCTGDLGGPAYRKFDLEAWMPGRGDEGDWGEVTSTSNCTDYQSRRLGIRYKDEEGKNHLVHTLNGTAIAISRGIIAIMENFQQEDGSIRIPEKLVPYTGFSEIRRS; encoded by the coding sequence ATGCTGGATTTTAAATTTATCAAAGACAATCTGGACGCAGTCCGGGAAAACATCAAAAATCGTAATGTTACGGCTTCCCCTGAAAAAGTTGTTGAGCTGTATGATCAGCGGAATCTAGTCCTTCAGGAGCTAGAAGACCTCAGGCGTCAGAGAAATGAAAATGCCTCGAAGATGAAAGGGAAGCTTGACCCTGAAGTCCGGCAGGGGCTCATAGATGAGGGAAAAGCTCTCAAGGATCAGATCTCCCAAGTAGAAGTCCGAATGGACAGTCTCCTGAAAGAGTTGCAGCAAGCTGCTGTTCTGATTCCCAATATGGCCCATCCTGATGCCCCTGTGGGTAAGGAAGATAAGGACAATCTCGAAATATTGAGAAGCGGGACAGTTCCGGAATTTTCCTTCAAGGCAAAAGATCATGTCCAACTGGCAGAAGCCATGGACCTTGTTGATTTTGAAAACGCCACCCGTGTGTCGGGATCTAAATTCTACTACCTAAAAAATGAAGCGGTTTTACTGGAACTGGCTTTAACCCGCTACGCCCTGGATGTCCTGCAGAAGCATGGATTTATTCTGACAATAACCCCGGATATTGCCCGGGAGGAGATTGTAGAAGGCATAGGGTTTAACCCAAGAGGTGAAGAATCTAATATTTATACACTGGAAGGAACCGGAACCTGTCTTGTGGGGACCGCTGAGATTACTCTGGGTGGATACTATGCCGGTCAGATTGTAGACCTGTCTAACGGACCCATCCTGATGGCAGGTGTGTCACACTGTTTTAGAAGAGAGGCCGGAGCCTCCGGTCAGTATTCCAAAGGACTCTATAGGGTTCATCAGTTTACCAAGATTGAGATGTTTGCCTATTGCAAGCCCGGAGAGTCTGATGCTCTTTTAATGAAGCTGCGATCCATCGAAGAAGAAATATTTAACGGTCTGGAAATTCCTTTCCGGATTGTCGATACCTGCACGGGAGATCTGGGCGGACCGGCTTATAGGAAGTTTGACTTAGAAGCCTGGATGCCAGGCAGGGGTGATGAGGGAGACTGGGGCGAAGTGACCAGTACCTCAAATTGTACAGATTATCAGTCCAGACGACTGGGGATCAGGTACAAGGACGAAGAGGGGAAAAACCACCTTGTTCATACCCTCAACGGCACGGCCATCGCCATTTCTCGCGGGATCATTGCCATAATGGAAAATTTTCAGCAGGAAGACGGTTCTATTCGCATCCCAGAGAAATTGGTGCCTTACACCGGATTTTCTGAAATTCGGCGCTCATAG
- a CDS encoding FecR family protein, protein MKVQYLILLMPLFFMMSCLEEKQKVSPPQSVTGKIIGMEGDVKLEGKIVETGDSVPDGSVITTSLDGYCEIQFLGSNIIKIYEDSILRISFTDSTISLDRGAAAAVLRNIGTLIQNMDDVFTIQSGTVVAGIRGTSFYMQREDADTSYFCLCNGEIDLSDSNGKFSQPMKNIHHGAVRISEKDNQIEVSRAPMLYHTDSDMEALASRIGEKMDWTHVESSH, encoded by the coding sequence ATGAAAGTTCAGTATTTAATCCTGTTGATGCCCCTGTTTTTCATGATGTCATGCCTGGAAGAAAAGCAAAAAGTAAGTCCACCACAGAGCGTAACCGGAAAAATCATCGGAATGGAAGGAGATGTGAAACTGGAAGGGAAAATTGTCGAAACAGGAGATTCGGTTCCAGATGGTTCGGTCATAACCACATCTTTGGACGGATACTGTGAAATTCAGTTTCTGGGAAGCAATATCATAAAAATCTATGAAGATTCCATCCTTAGAATCTCCTTTACAGATTCAACCATATCCCTGGACAGAGGTGCAGCCGCGGCAGTCCTGCGAAATATAGGGACATTGATCCAGAATATGGACGACGTTTTCACCATCCAATCCGGTACGGTTGTGGCAGGAATCAGAGGCACATCCTTCTACATGCAAAGAGAAGATGCCGATACATCATATTTCTGTCTATGTAACGGAGAAATAGACCTCTCAGATTCAAATGGTAAATTCTCACAACCCATGAAAAACATCCACCATGGCGCCGTGAGAATCTCTGAAAAAGATAATCAGATTGAAGTGAGCCGTGCCCCCATGCTCTATCATACGGATTCAGACATGGAAGCATTGGCCTCCCGGATCGGTGAAAAAATGGATTGGACCCATGTGGAGAGCTCACATTGA
- the pepF gene encoding oligoendopeptidase F translates to MSKVLKERKDVPSGDKWDLTALFKNPEEWEKALLELEALIPEITSFKGTLGESAQQLKTCLDFFNRLEILEERLGYYAMLRKEEDVADSESMGRFSRYMAVATKSSAAASYLKPEIQTLPAEKLDSYMKEPVLEEFRISLERIIRYKPHILSEKEENLLAMQAESAQTARKAFSALTNADMNFGTILVEGEEKELTNSSFGVFLLNPDREVRKKAFHQFFDVFEGHKNTLCELYGGSVLRDVYTSRVRGFSSAREASLFPDNVPVDVYDNLISSVSANLAPLHRYYSLRKKVLGLEELQLYDTKVSLIPDMSVRHTFDEAVDVVLKALSPLGEEYGTVLKNGLSGGWVDRYENKGKRSGAFSAGSYKGEPYILMNFKEDDIRDVFTLAHEGGHSMHSWYSVRNNPFQNYNYTIFEAEVASTFNEQLLGRYLMDHSSSKEMTLYLLGRQIDDTLATIYRQTMFAEYEMICHAMVESGQPLTVDSLRQEYQKLLVKYFGPDVVLDEKADLEGLRIPHFYNAFYVYKYATGLSAAMALSEMVLEGGAPERESYMNFLKSGGSRFPLDSLKAAGVDMSLPGAVNKALGRFAALVEQLEKELL, encoded by the coding sequence ATGAGCAAGGTTCTCAAGGAAAGGAAAGACGTACCATCAGGGGATAAATGGGATTTGACTGCCCTCTTTAAAAATCCGGAGGAATGGGAAAAAGCTCTTCTGGAATTGGAGGCTCTGATTCCTGAAATTACATCATTCAAAGGAACGTTGGGAGAATCAGCGCAACAGCTTAAGACCTGCCTTGATTTTTTTAACCGACTTGAAATTTTAGAAGAACGATTAGGTTATTATGCCATGCTTCGCAAAGAAGAAGATGTGGCTGATAGTGAATCCATGGGGCGTTTTTCACGCTATATGGCTGTGGCTACGAAAAGCAGTGCCGCTGCCAGTTACCTCAAGCCTGAAATTCAAACTCTACCGGCGGAAAAACTGGACTCTTACATGAAAGAGCCTGTCCTGGAAGAGTTCCGTATCTCATTGGAGAGAATCATCAGGTACAAGCCCCACATTCTGTCAGAAAAGGAAGAAAACCTCCTGGCCATGCAGGCCGAATCTGCTCAAACCGCCAGGAAGGCATTTTCAGCCCTGACCAATGCGGATATGAATTTTGGAACAATCCTCGTGGAGGGAGAAGAAAAAGAACTGACCAATTCTTCCTTCGGGGTCTTCCTTTTAAATCCAGACAGAGAGGTTCGAAAGAAGGCGTTTCATCAATTTTTCGATGTTTTTGAAGGACATAAGAATACCCTTTGTGAGCTCTATGGCGGGAGTGTCCTCCGAGATGTTTATACATCCAGAGTTAGAGGGTTTTCCTCTGCCCGTGAAGCCAGTCTGTTTCCTGATAATGTTCCCGTGGATGTTTACGATAATCTCATTTCTTCCGTGTCGGCCAATTTGGCTCCTCTTCATCGGTATTACTCCCTTAGGAAAAAGGTTCTGGGCTTAGAGGAGTTACAGCTTTACGATACAAAAGTGTCCCTTATCCCTGATATGTCTGTGCGTCATACCTTTGATGAGGCTGTGGATGTTGTTCTCAAGGCTCTATCACCCCTGGGTGAAGAGTACGGAACAGTCCTCAAAAATGGACTAAGCGGCGGCTGGGTAGACCGGTATGAGAACAAGGGCAAGAGATCCGGGGCATTCTCGGCAGGGTCCTACAAGGGAGAGCCTTACATCCTCATGAATTTCAAAGAAGATGATATTCGGGATGTTTTTACCCTGGCTCATGAGGGAGGGCATTCCATGCACTCCTGGTATTCTGTGAGAAATAATCCCTTTCAGAACTACAATTATACTATTTTTGAAGCAGAAGTGGCTTCAACCTTCAACGAACAGCTCTTGGGACGTTATCTGATGGATCATTCCAGCTCCAAAGAGATGACACTTTATCTGCTGGGGCGTCAAATCGATGACACTTTGGCTACTATTTACAGGCAGACCATGTTTGCCGAGTATGAAATGATTTGTCATGCTATGGTAGAGTCCGGTCAGCCTCTGACTGTGGATAGCCTGCGTCAGGAGTATCAAAAACTTCTAGTGAAGTATTTTGGTCCTGATGTGGTTCTGGATGAAAAGGCCGATTTGGAGGGTCTGCGGATTCCTCATTTTTACAATGCCTTTTATGTGTATAAATATGCCACAGGACTGTCTGCGGCCATGGCTCTTTCAGAAATGGTTCTGGAGGGTGGAGCGCCCGAGAGAGAGTCCTATATGAACTTTCTCAAGTCCGGAGGCAGCCGGTTCCCTCTGGATTCATTGAAAGCCGCCGGGGTTGATATGAGTCTCCCCGGGGCAGTTAATAAGGCTTTGGGACGATTTGCCGCCCTAGTAGAACAGCTTGAGAAGGAGCTCCTTTAA
- the rdgB gene encoding RdgB/HAM1 family non-canonical purine NTP pyrophosphatase — MEIVLATGNMHKKKELEQILSGHSILIPSDLGIEFDCDETGSTFMENALLKAETLYKLAGRPVLADDSGLCVQALKGAPGIYSARYGSSEGGPLLSDGDRNLLLLKNLQGVTDREAFFVCAMVLILAPYRVYSVQESFAGRIASTPFGGGGFGYDPVFVDAQTGKTAAELSEEEKNRVSHRGKAGKIMKSLLEVLV; from the coding sequence ATGGAAATAGTACTCGCCACTGGCAATATGCATAAGAAAAAAGAGCTGGAACAGATTTTATCCGGCCATAGTATCCTCATTCCATCCGATCTGGGGATTGAATTTGATTGTGATGAAACAGGAAGCACCTTTATGGAGAACGCTCTCCTCAAGGCCGAAACCCTATATAAGCTTGCAGGGAGGCCTGTTCTCGCCGATGATTCTGGACTTTGTGTCCAAGCCCTGAAGGGTGCTCCCGGAATCTATTCCGCCCGATATGGTTCCTCCGAAGGCGGGCCTCTTCTCTCCGATGGAGATAGAAATCTTCTCTTGCTCAAAAATTTGCAAGGAGTGACCGACCGGGAGGCGTTTTTTGTTTGCGCCATGGTTCTGATTCTAGCTCCCTATAGGGTCTATTCGGTTCAGGAGTCTTTTGCCGGACGGATTGCAAGCACTCCCTTTGGTGGAGGCGGGTTCGGGTACGATCCCGTTTTTGTGGATGCCCAGACGGGGAAAACAGCGGCAGAATTGTCGGAGGAAGAAAAAAACCGGGTCTCCCATAGGGGAAAGGCCGGAAAAATCATGAAATCACTACTGGAGGTTCTCGTATGA
- the trpS gene encoding tryptophan--tRNA ligase gives MDKKVVLTGIKPTGMPHLGNYLGAIKPALELAKSYDARYFIADYHSLNSIKDPCLLKEYTYEIAACWLACGLDPQKTLIYRQSDVPETFELTTMIMAFTSKGLMNRAHAYKAQVDQNREKDKPEDHNINMGLYTYPVLMAADILLFDTNYVPVGKDQVQHIEMAVDIAQAVNRNYKQELLTLPEAVVSENTQVVVGSDGRKMSKSYDNTIPLFITEKQLKKLCNKIVTNSQTVEEPKDPDTCNVFTLYQLFASQEEQAVLADRYRAGGMGWGEAKAELFRVLNHTIAPMRERYVALMDDTSYIDKILDEGAQRARDLAAAKISTLRRAMGFDH, from the coding sequence ATGGACAAAAAAGTTGTACTCACAGGAATAAAACCCACGGGAATGCCTCATCTGGGGAACTACCTGGGAGCCATAAAACCGGCACTTGAATTAGCAAAGAGCTATGATGCTAGGTATTTTATTGCGGACTATCACTCTTTGAACAGTATTAAAGATCCCTGTCTGCTGAAGGAATATACCTATGAGATTGCCGCCTGCTGGCTGGCTTGCGGACTGGATCCTCAAAAAACCCTGATCTACAGACAGTCCGATGTTCCAGAAACCTTTGAACTGACTACGATGATCATGGCCTTTACCTCCAAGGGATTGATGAATAGAGCACATGCCTACAAGGCCCAGGTGGATCAGAACAGGGAGAAGGATAAGCCTGAAGATCATAATATCAACATGGGGCTGTATACCTATCCAGTGCTTATGGCCGCAGATATTTTGCTTTTTGATACCAATTATGTTCCTGTGGGAAAGGATCAGGTTCAACATATTGAGATGGCTGTGGATATAGCCCAGGCCGTGAATAGAAATTATAAACAGGAACTCCTCACTCTTCCTGAGGCGGTTGTTTCCGAGAATACACAGGTCGTTGTGGGGTCGGATGGCCGTAAAATGAGTAAGAGTTATGATAATACGATTCCCCTTTTTATTACCGAGAAGCAGCTTAAAAAACTCTGTAACAAAATTGTTACCAATTCTCAGACCGTTGAAGAACCGAAAGACCCCGACACATGCAATGTCTTCACTTTGTATCAACTCTTTGCATCCCAGGAAGAGCAAGCTGTTCTGGCCGACCGTTACAGGGCCGGTGGAATGGGATGGGGAGAGGCCAAAGCTGAACTCTTCAGGGTCCTTAATCATACGATTGCTCCCATGAGGGAGCGCTATGTTGCCTTAATGGATGATACGTCTTATATCGACAAGATTCTGGACGAAGGAGCGCAAAGAGCCAGAGATCTGGCGGCAGCCAAGATCAGTACATTACGACGAGCCATGGGGTTTGATCACTGA
- a CDS encoding response regulator transcription factor translates to MEKGLVNSVKFRQNIYMALIFVIEDNDSIREAVSGYLKLSDYEVEEFEGLSGVKEAMASRNPELLILDAMLPDGDGFIFAKEIRQKSDIPIIFMTARESESDRITGFEVGADDYVVKPFSPKELVLRVGAVLKRTGTALPQKKMHGWTLGGQVLTTDEDSHKAMLNNQLLKLTAAEWKILLYLSSNGGAVVSREQILDRCLEYSFEGYDRTVDTHIKNLRAKLQNPDWIETIRGYGYRFAGNST, encoded by the coding sequence GTGGAAAAAGGACTGGTAAATTCGGTTAAATTCAGGCAAAATATCTATATGGCACTAATTTTTGTTATAGAAGATAATGACTCGATCCGGGAAGCCGTATCGGGCTACCTGAAGTTGTCCGATTATGAGGTGGAAGAATTTGAGGGTCTGAGCGGTGTAAAAGAAGCCATGGCCTCCAGAAATCCGGAACTCCTGATCCTTGACGCCATGCTCCCCGATGGAGATGGTTTCATTTTTGCAAAGGAGATCCGTCAGAAATCTGACATTCCCATCATCTTCATGACAGCCAGAGAATCCGAATCGGATAGAATCACCGGTTTTGAGGTGGGGGCCGACGATTATGTCGTCAAACCCTTCTCGCCGAAAGAACTGGTGCTGAGAGTGGGAGCCGTCTTAAAAAGAACAGGGACAGCTCTTCCCCAGAAAAAGATGCACGGCTGGACCCTGGGGGGACAGGTGCTGACAACCGATGAAGATTCCCACAAGGCCATGCTGAACAATCAGTTGCTGAAACTGACCGCAGCGGAGTGGAAAATCCTCCTGTATCTGTCTTCCAATGGCGGAGCCGTTGTCTCCCGGGAACAGATACTGGACCGTTGTCTGGAATACTCCTTTGAGGGTTATGACCGGACGGTGGATACCCATATTAAAAACCTCCGTGCCAAGCTTCAGAATCCCGATTGGATCGAGACTATAAGAGGATACGGGTACAGGTTTGCAGGAAACAGTACATGA
- a CDS encoding sensor histidine kinase: MRSMRARMLAAFFLIILLNSILLILSLLFGYSNSRKHWNDHVEHESRKLVMEFLTAMMDQEGILDATSSAEILKASRSYKIESAQIFLFSPGGDLLQSWSNPFQNRQDPEQADISKAEPLILGGQLKGSVQIVPLSFGSVNHNSIFITRIVKLFSLGLILSGSLSLLLAYRISAAFTKEAGSTARSLIKLARGSRLEQFSNSPTKELAKINEAAGSLQKMLIADESRRNLWSASIAHDLRTPLTAMKTQFSAYRDGALELTPEGWDKIMSELTVLESLTRDFLILGELDSAGKELSVKKETSDALRRKVLEALLDLAASRDISLKWTSTLDILFCDLSLISRALEALIKNAIQNMNSGGTVEIMATGTAESPCFKVINPGHIPEEHLPHLFDPLYKTDKSRKKEGSGLGLTISRRIAEFHRGSLVVENLEEQRVCFTMSLNLG; this comes from the coding sequence ATGAGATCCATGCGCGCCAGAATGCTGGCGGCTTTTTTCCTGATTATCCTATTAAACAGTATTTTACTTATTCTGAGCCTTTTATTTGGATACTCCAATTCTCGCAAGCACTGGAATGACCACGTAGAACATGAGTCCCGGAAGCTGGTTATGGAATTTCTCACGGCCATGATGGATCAGGAGGGAATCCTTGATGCCACATCCAGTGCAGAAATTTTGAAGGCCTCCCGATCCTATAAAATAGAATCTGCTCAAATTTTTCTATTTTCACCCGGTGGAGATCTCTTACAAAGCTGGTCAAATCCTTTTCAAAATCGACAAGATCCGGAACAAGCCGACATTTCCAAGGCAGAACCTCTCATTCTGGGAGGACAACTCAAGGGATCTGTTCAGATCGTGCCCCTCTCCTTTGGCTCCGTAAACCATAACAGCATATTCATCACAAGGATTGTCAAACTCTTCAGCCTGGGGTTGATCCTCTCTGGCAGTCTCTCCCTCCTTTTGGCCTACAGGATATCCGCCGCGTTTACTAAAGAAGCGGGTTCTACCGCCAGATCCCTGATCAAGCTGGCAAGAGGCTCACGGCTGGAACAATTCTCAAACTCCCCCACGAAAGAACTAGCCAAGATCAATGAAGCAGCAGGATCTCTGCAGAAAATGCTGATTGCAGATGAATCCAGGAGGAACCTCTGGTCGGCCAGCATTGCCCATGACCTGAGAACTCCGTTGACGGCCATGAAAACTCAATTCTCAGCATATAGAGACGGTGCCCTGGAATTGACTCCCGAAGGCTGGGATAAAATTATGTCCGAACTGACCGTCCTTGAATCACTCACCAGGGATTTTTTGATTCTGGGAGAACTGGACTCGGCGGGCAAGGAACTATCTGTGAAGAAGGAAACATCTGACGCTCTCCGCAGGAAGGTATTGGAAGCTCTCTTAGATCTCGCCGCCTCCAGGGACATTTCGTTGAAATGGACCAGCACACTGGACATCTTATTTTGCGATTTATCCCTGATCAGCCGGGCCCTCGAAGCCCTTATAAAAAATGCCATACAGAATATGAATAGTGGAGGCACCGTTGAAATAATGGCCACAGGAACGGCAGAAAGTCCTTGTTTTAAGGTTATTAATCCAGGACATATCCCCGAAGAACACCTCCCCCACCTCTTTGACCCCCTATATAAAACAGACAAAAGCCGAAAAAAAGAAGGAAGCGGTCTTGGATTGACGATTTCAAGGCGGATTGCCGAATTTCATAGAGGGTCCTTAGTTGTTGAGAACCTGGAGGAACAGCGTGTATGCTTCACTATGAGCCTAAATCTTGGCTGA
- a CDS encoding porin encodes MRKTIVLLTIVLAILAAPVFAEVTASGSVEFGFAYNADNYSEYADNEVDVNLGATVGEYTSIDANLSAAEDTSALDQVVYLDSMTLTQDITGALGMDAGFGLSATFGISSFEPMEYQAVAGYGDFEYDDDSSELTTYNLIEGDTIMSMASISLEDMVTIDVAVYEPGAEVMSDAMQFGINAYGTFGMVDASVSYLKIADKTSIFGLNAAAMPMEDLTVGAGVSSYNYDGDSITGFGVSASYTMDALTAGFAMTSATTSLDTDEEFGDVTNYAVNVNYMVSEAATVFAGVMIAGDGDGNVDTDLADTLGYEVGASYVLDGVTYSAGYTFDSDYTAVNGEFMDGADRAGNVFLKISASF; translated from the coding sequence ATGAGAAAGACTATTGTTTTACTGACAATTGTTCTGGCCATTTTGGCTGCCCCAGTATTTGCAGAAGTAACAGCTTCTGGTAGTGTAGAATTCGGTTTTGCTTACAACGCCGACAACTACAGCGAATACGCTGACAACGAAGTTGATGTAAACCTCGGAGCCACTGTTGGTGAGTACACATCTATTGATGCTAACCTCAGCGCCGCTGAAGACACATCTGCCCTTGACCAGGTTGTTTACCTTGACAGCATGACTCTGACACAGGACATCACTGGTGCTCTGGGAATGGATGCCGGTTTTGGTTTGTCCGCAACTTTTGGTATTTCTTCTTTTGAACCCATGGAATATCAGGCAGTAGCCGGTTATGGTGACTTTGAATACGATGATGATTCATCTGAACTAACTACTTACAACCTGATTGAAGGTGATACTATCATGTCTATGGCTTCTATCTCTTTAGAAGACATGGTTACAATCGATGTTGCAGTATACGAACCCGGTGCAGAAGTTATGTCTGATGCAATGCAGTTCGGTATCAATGCCTACGGAACATTCGGCATGGTTGACGCTTCTGTAAGCTACCTCAAAATAGCTGACAAAACTTCTATCTTTGGTCTGAACGCAGCTGCAATGCCCATGGAAGACCTAACTGTTGGTGCTGGTGTTAGCTCATACAACTATGACGGTGATTCTATCACTGGTTTCGGTGTTTCTGCTTCCTACACAATGGACGCTCTGACAGCTGGTTTTGCCATGACAAGTGCCACAACTAGCTTAGACACAGATGAAGAGTTTGGTGACGTAACTAACTACGCAGTAAATGTAAACTACATGGTATCTGAAGCTGCAACCGTATTTGCCGGTGTGATGATCGCTGGTGATGGTGATGGTAATGTTGATACAGACCTTGCAGACACTCTTGGTTACGAAGTAGGAGCATCTTATGTTCTTGACGGCGTTACCTACTCTGCAGGTTACACATTCGATTCTGACTACACAGCAGTTAATGGTGAATTCATGGACGGTGCTGATCGTGCTGGAAACGTATTCCTGAAAATCTCTGCTTCTTTCTAA
- a CDS encoding HAD family hydrolase, with protein sequence MSKLEAILFDMDGTLMDSEPLWLKADLAMIASYGGFMSEEEHDLYIGMGAVTFLPMIKEKYGIEASYEELREFQERTYLEIARSEICLFPQMIALAEWAIENHIPVGIASGSTKDIIDEMCSITGIRELFPVRVSAQEVEEGKPEPHVFLEAASRLQARPEACLVVEDSPVGVEAAYRAGMRTIAVPSPMVRDPKDFLNRADLIFEGGMTAFTSEKAISWISREYNF encoded by the coding sequence ATGAGTAAACTGGAAGCTATTCTCTTTGATATGGATGGGACTCTTATGGACAGTGAACCTCTCTGGCTCAAGGCGGACCTAGCCATGATTGCCTCATACGGTGGTTTTATGAGTGAAGAGGAGCATGACCTGTACATTGGTATGGGGGCGGTTACTTTTCTACCCATGATCAAGGAAAAATATGGCATTGAAGCCTCTTACGAAGAGTTGCGCGAGTTTCAGGAACGGACCTATCTGGAGATTGCCCGCAGTGAAATCTGCCTTTTCCCCCAGATGATCGCCCTGGCCGAATGGGCCATAGAGAATCATATCCCCGTGGGGATTGCATCGGGTTCCACCAAGGACATCATTGATGAGATGTGTTCTATTACGGGTATCCGAGAACTCTTTCCGGTGCGGGTTTCTGCTCAGGAAGTAGAGGAGGGGAAGCCCGAGCCCCATGTCTTTCTGGAGGCGGCCTCAAGGCTTCAGGCAAGGCCAGAAGCCTGCCTGGTGGTAGAAGACTCCCCTGTGGGTGTCGAAGCGGCCTACAGGGCAGGAATGCGCACCATAGCCGTTCCTTCCCCCATGGTCAGAGACCCTAAGGACTTTCTGAACCGGGCGGACCTTATTTTTGAAGGCGGTATGACCGCCTTTACAAGTGAAAAAGCCATCTCCTGGATCTCCAGGGAATACAATTTCTGA